From the Thermus brockianus genome, the window GGAAGCCGCCCTAAAGGCCCTTGCCGAGGTGAAGGATACCTTGCGGAGCCAGATCCGCGAGGTGCGCCGGAGCATCTTCGCCCTGAGGCCCATTGACCTGGAGCGCTACGGCTTCCTGGAGTCCGTGCGCCGCTACGCCCTGGCCTTCGCCGAGCAGGCGGGGTTCCGGGTGCACCTTTCCTTGCCCGATGGGGTGGGCCTGTCCCAGGCGAGCGAACTCGTCCTCTTCCGCGTCCTGCAGGAGGCCCTCACCAACGCCGCCAAGCACGCCAAGCCCACCCGGGTGGAGGTGGTTTTGGAGCCCTTGGGGGAAAGGGGGGCGAGGCTGCTCGTGCGGGACAACGGCCAGGGCTTCCAACGCCCTGAGGCCCAGGGCCTGGGGGGTTTTGGCCTAACCCAGATGCGGGAGCGGGTGGAGGCCAGGGGGGGGCGGTTCTGGGTGGCCTCGGCCCCGGGGAAGGGCACGGAGGTGGGGGCGGAGGTACCCTACTAGGGGCCCTATGATGGAGGGTATGGAGCGGCCCACGCGCGTGCTCTTCGTCTGCTTGGGCAACATCTGCCGAAGCCCCTTGGCGGAAGGGGCTTTTCGCAAACTGTTGAGGGAGCGGGGCCTCGAGGCCCACTTTGAGGTGGACTCCGCCGGCACCGGGGCTTGGCACGCCGGGGAACCCATGGACCCAAGGGCCAGGCGGGTGCTGGAGGCGGAAGGGGCTTACTTCCCCCACGTGGCCCGGGCCATGACCCGGGAGGACGCCCTCTACTACGACCACATCCTGGTCATGGACCGGGAGAACCTGGCCGAGGTCCTAAGGCGCTTCCCCGAGGCCCGGGGCAAGGTGCGGCTCCTTTTGGACTACCTGGGCGGGGGCGAGGTGAAGGACCCCTACTACGGGGACGACCAGGACTGCCTCGAGGCCTACTGGACGGTGGAGGCGGCCTGCAAGGCCTTTCTGGAGGCCCATGGACCCAAGGGCGCTTCTCCGGCGGGCGGGGCTTGAGGCAAAGGCCCTTCCCGTCCCCCTCCACGGGGGGGATATCGCCCGGGTGTGGCGGGTGGGGCCTTATGTGGTGAAGCTGGCGGAAAACCCCCCACCGGGCCTTTTCGCCGCCGAGGCCCGGGGGCTTGCCGAGCTGGGGAAAAGGGGGGTGCGGGTGCCCCCGGTGCTCCACGTGGCCGAGGAGGGGCTGGTGCTGGCGTACCTGGCGCCGGGGAAGGAGGACTGGGAGGGCCTTGCCGCCATGCTTGCCCACCTGCACCGGCAAAGGGAGGCGGCGTATTGGGCCGAGCCTGGCTTCCTGGGCACCTTTCCCCTTCCCGGGCGCCAAGGGGGGGAGTGGACGGAGTTTTTCTTCCTGCGGTGCATTGAACCCTTCCTAAAGGCCACCTGGGAGCGCCTCGAGGGGCTTGGGCCCCAGGTGGAGGCCCTTTTCCAGGACCCTCTCCCCACGGAAGGCCCCGCTCCCCTCCACGGGGACCTTTGGCACGGAAACGTCCACTTCGCCCAAGGGGGGCCGGCCCTTCTGGACCCCTCCTTCTTCGTGGGGGAGAGGGGGGTGGACCTGGCCATGATGCGGCTTTTCGGGGGCTTCCCTCCCGCCTTCTGGCGGGCCTACGAGGCCCTGTACCCGGTGCCCGAGGCGGTGGCAAGGGCCCTGCCCCGGTACCAGGTGTACTACCTGCTCGCCCACGTGCACTTCTTTGGCCAAGGCTACCTGGGGGCGCTATGGAAGGCGATTTCCGCCTCTTAGGCCCCATTGACCTCCTGCAACTCCTGGCCCAGGGGGGCAGGACGGGGCTTTTCCAGGTGGAAACCCCGGGTGGGGTGGGGGAGGTCTACCTGGAGCGGGGCCGCCCCGTGCACGCCGCCTTCCTGGGCCGGGTGGGCCGGGAGGCCCTTTTGGAGGTGCTCGCCCTGAGGGAGGGGCGTTTCCGCTTCCACCTGGGGGGCAGGGCCCCCCTCACCACCCTTTCGGGCCCCTTGGAGGCCTACCTCCTGGAGGCCATCCGCACCCTGGACGAGAGGGTGGAGGTGGGCCCCTTTGACCTGGTCCGCCCCTCCCCTCGGCTCGGGGCGGTGGGGGCCACCCTGGACCCGGTGGAGCTCGCCCTCCTGGAGGACCTGGGCCAGGGCAAGAGCCCCTTGGACCTGGTGGGGCCCTCGAGGCCCCTGGAGGAGGTGCTAAAGCGCTTCGGCCACCTGGCCCGGCTCCGCCTGGTGGAGGTTTCGCCCCGGGTACCCCGCACCGCCCGGCTTCAGGTCACCTTGGGGAAGCGGGGCGCCCAGGTGGAAGCCCTCCTCCTAAAGGCCTGGCGGGCCCACTACGGCGCCTTTACCCACGTGCGGGTCAAGGGGGCAAAGGAAGCGGTTTTGCCCGTGGAAGGGGCGGAGGGGCTTGGGGTGGAGCTGCGCCTTGCCCCCGAGCTCCTCCTCTTCCACGGGCTCAAGGTGGGGGAAGAGGTCCTGGTCTGGCCCGAGGTATAGTGGCCCCATGCGGGAAGCCTTGGTGGCTTTGGAATCCGCCCTCCTCACCCACGGCCTGCCCTATCCCCTGAACCTGGAGGTGGCCCAGGCCTTGGAGGGGGCGGTGCGGGAAGAGGGGGCAAACCCGCGCACCATCGCCTTGCTGGATGGGGAGGTGCGGGTGGGCCTTAGCCCGGAGGAGATGGAGCGCCTCGCCCAAGGCGGGGCGGAGAAGGCGAGCCTTTGGAACCTGGCGGCCCTCCTCGTTAAGGGGAAAAGCGCCGGCACCACGGTGGCGGCCACGGTCCACCTGGCCCACCGCCACGGGATAGAGGTCTTCGCCACGGGGGTATCGGGGGGGTGCACCCCGAGCCCCACGACGAGAGCGCCGACCTCGTGGCCCTGGCCCGCACCCCCATCCTGGTGGTGGCCTCCGGGCCCAAGGCCATCCTGGACCTGAGGGCCACCCTGGAGCGGCTGGAGACCCTAGGGGTGAGCGTGGTGGGCTACCGCACGGACCGCCTACCCGCCTTCTTCTCTCCCGTTTCCCCCTACCCGGTGCCCGCCCGGGTGGAAAGCCCCCTGGAGGCGGCCCAGGTGTACCGGAAGGCCAAGGCGCTGGGCTTGGGGGCGGTTTTGTTGGTAAACCCCGTTTCCGAGGGAATCCCCTATGAACGGGTGGCGGCGTGGGTGGAGGAGGCGAGCCACCAAGCGGCCCGGGAAGGGGTCTATGGCAAGGCCCTCACCCCCTACCTCTTAAGGCGGCTTTCCGAGCTTTCCCAGGGGGAAACGGACCGGGTGAACCGGCGCCTCCTCTTGGAAAACGCCCGCCTGGCGGCCCAGGTGGCCCGGGCCCTTGCCGAGCTAGAATAGGCCTGTGTGCGAGCTGGGGGAAAGGCTTAGGCGGGCGCGGGAGGAAAGGGGCCTAAGCCTCAAGGAGGCGGCGGAGCGGCTTTCCCTGAAGGTGGGGGTTTTGGAGGCCCTCGAGGCCTGCCGCTTTGCGGAGCTTCCCGAGCCGGCCCTGGCCCGCGGGTACCTAAGGCGCTATGCCCGGCTTTTGGGCCTGGACCCCGAGCCCCTTCTCGCCCTTTACCCCAAGGCCCCTACCCTAGAGCCGCCCCCGCCCCCCAGCGCAGGGGGCGGCCTTGGGCCCTGTGGCTCTTTCTCCTTTTGGGCCTTGGGGCTTTGGGCTATGGGGCTTACCTCCTCCTGAGGCCCGCCCCCACGCAGGTGGTGGCCGTGCCGGAACCCCCGAAGCCCCCTGAGCCCCTGCGCTACACCCTCCGGGTGGGGAGCGAGCCCCCGGGGGCCCGGGTTTACCTGGACGGCTTTTACCTGGGCCAGACCCCCTTGGTGACCCCGCCCTTGGAGGGGGGGAGGCGGGTTTTGCGGGTGGAGCTCCCCGGCTACGCCCCGTGGGAGGAGGAGATCGCCCTGGACCGGCACCTCTCCCTGAACGTGCGGCTTACACCCCTTCCCCAGGCGCCTTCCCCTGCCCCGGCTCCTTCGGCGCAGGCGGGAAAGCTCGTGCTCCGGCTAGAGGGTAGGAGTTGGCTTCGGGTGACCCAAGGGGAAAAACGGCTTTATGAAGGCATCCCCGAGGTGGGCACGGAGCTTAGCTTTGACCTCCCCGTGGAGGTGCGGGCTGGGAACCCCGGGGGGGTGCGGGTCCTCCTGGACGGGAAGGATTTGGGGCTTATGGGGGAGCCGGGCAAGCCCCTTACCCGGAGTTTCCCCTAGGCGGGGCCTTCCGGTTTTCGCTATACTGCAACCTTGTTGGGGGTAGGCCCCAAGGAGCGCTATGGCGAAGATTGGCTTCGTGAGCCTGGGTTGCCCCAAGGCTTTGGTGGATTCCGAGCAGATCCTCTCCCGGCTCAAAGCTTTAGGCTACGAGACGAGCCCCACCTACGAGGAGGCCGAGGTGGTCATCGTCAACACCTGCGGCTTCATCACCCCCGCGGTGGAGGAGAGCCTCGAGGCCATCGGGGAGGCGCTCAAGGAGAACGGCCGGGTCATCGTGACGGGGTGCCTGGGGGCGCGGCCGGAGGTGATCCGCGAGCGCCACCCGGAGGTCTTGGCGGTCACGGGGCCAGGGGAGGTGGAGGAGGTCTTGGAAGCGGTGGAAAGGGTCTTGCCCCCTCCCCGGGACCCCTTCTTGGACCTGGTGCCGCCCCAGGTGAAGCTTACCCCCAAGCACTACGCCTACCTCAAGCTTTCCGAAGGGTGCGACCACCGGTGTAGCTTCTGCATCATCCCCAAGCTCCGTGGAAGGCTTCGCTCCCGGGACGCCGCCGAGGTCCTGGCCGAGGCGGCGAGGCTTGTGGCCACGGGCACCAAGGAGCTCCTCCTCATCGCCCAGGACCTTTCCGCCTATGGGGTGGATCTGGGCCACCGGGCGAGCTTCTGGGGCGACCGCCTGGTGCGGGCGGAGCTTAAGGACCTCCTCGCCCACATGGCCGAGCTGGGCGCCTGGATCCGGCTCCACTACGTCTACCCTTACCCCCACGTGCGGGACCTCCTTCCCCTCATGGCCGAGGGAAAGGTCCTCCCTTACCTGGACGTTCCCTTGCAACACGCCTCCGAGCGCATCCTGCGGCGCATGCGCCGGCCAGGGGGGTACCAAAGCCACCTCCAGACCCTGAAGGCCTGGCGGGAGGTGGTGCCGGAACTCGCCCTTCGCTCCACCTTCATCGTGGGCTTTCCCGGGGAAACGGAGGAGGACTTCCAGGTCCTCCTGGACTTCCTGGAGGAGGCGGAGCTGGACCGCGTGGGGGTCTTCACCTACTCCCCGGTGGAGGGGGCGGAGGCCAATGCCCTGGACGGCCACGTGCCCGAGGAGGTGAAGGAGGAGAGGAAGGCGAGGCTTATGGAGCTCCAGGCCAAGGTGAGCCTGCGCAAGAACCGGCGCCTTGTGGGAAAGACGCTAGAGGTCCTGGTGGACGAGCTTCCCGAACCGGGCCTCGCCATAGGCCGCACCTACCGCGACTCCCCCGGCATTGACGGGGTGATCTACGTGGAAACGGACGGTACGGTGCGGGTGGGGGAGAGGATCCAGGCCAGGGTGACCCGGGCCGACACCTACGACCTCTACGGCGTCCAGGTTTAGGATAGGGGCGGTATGTACATCGTCATCGCTGGGGGCGGGGAGGTGGGCGGGGAGCTGGCCCGTACCCTGGAGAAGGCCCACGAGGTGGTGGTCATTGACCGGAACCCCCAGGCCAAGGAGCGCCTCGCTCACCTGGACGTGAAGGTGGTGGTGGGTGGGGCCACGGACCCCGACACCCTAAGGGAAGCGGGCGTGGACCGGGCGGACCTCTTCATCGCCAGCACCGATTCCGACGAGGTGAACCTCCTCGCCTCCCTCCTGGCCAAGGGCCTTGGGGCGAAGGAAACCCTTTGCTTTGTGGGCAAAGGGGGGTACGTGGAGGTTTTGGCCGATCCCCGCACGGCGGAAATCCTCGGCACCCGCATTGACAAGGTGCTCTGGCCGCAAAGGGCCATGGCCCGGGAGATCGTGGAGGTGATCCTGGTCCCTGGGGCGGTGGACACGGAATTCCTGGCCGGGGGAAGGCTTCGCTTTGTGGAGTACCGGGTGAAGGAAGGGGGGCCCTACGTCCACCGCCTCCTGGTGGAGGAAGCCTGGCCCGAAGGGGTCTTGGTGGTAGGGGTGGTGCGGGATGGGGCTTTCCTCAGCTTCGCCCATCCGGACTTCCCTGAGCTCGTGCTGGAGCCTGGGGATAAACTCCTCTTCGTCACCACCTTGAGGGCCTTCCCCGAGCTGGAGGCCTGCTTCGCCACGGGTCGGGGGGTGAGGCGGGTCATGGTCTTGGGCGGGGGGAACGTGGGCTTTATGGTGGCCCAGGAGCTTTTGCGCAGGCGGCTGGAGGTGGTCATCATTGAACCCAACCGGGAGCGGTGCGAGTGGCTTTCCCAGGAGCTTCCCGGGGCGTTGGTGATCCAGGGGGACGGCACGGACCTGGAGCTTTTAGAGGCGGAGGGGATGCAGGAGGCAGACGTGGTGGTGGCGGTGACGGACAACGACGAGAAAAACCTCCTCGCCTCCCTCCTTGCCAAGCAGCTTGGGGTGGGCAAGGTCATCACCCGGGTTTCCCGTTCGGAAACCCGCAGGCTCTTTGAACAGGTGGGGATTGACCTCCCCCTCACGCCCCGCCAGGCGGCGGTGCGGGCGGTGTTGGACTTCCTGGGACCGGAGAACGTGGAGCATGTTTCCACCATGGACGAGAACATAGAGCTCCTGGAGGTGGAGCTTCCTGGAGACTTCCGCCCGAGACCCCTTAAGGCCCTGGCCGAGCCCCAGGTGGTTCCCGTGGCGTTGGAACGGGATCACCGGGTGATGCTTTACCGGGAGGACCTGTCGGCCCTCCCTGGGGATCGGCTCTTCTTGGTGGCGGCCCGGGAGGTGGCGGATGAAGCCGTGGCCCGCATCGCCCGCTAAGTCGGGCTTCCGCTCTAGCCTTTACCTCCTTGGGCTCACCTACCAGGGAATGGGGGGCCTCCTCTTCCTCTTCGCCCTCTTGGCCTTCCTCCTTGGGGAGGATGCCCGGGGTTTCGCCCTGGGGGCGCTTCTGGGGGCTGTTTTGGGTAGAGCCTTTCAGGCCATGGGCCATCCCCAGGCCCAGCCCCGCAGGGCCGAGGTCTTCGCCAGCGTGGCCCTGCTTTGGATCCTGGTGCCCGCCTTGGGGGCGGTGCCCTACTGGGTTTCCGGGGGGCTTAGCTATCTGGACGCCCTCTTTGAATCGGTTTCCGGCTTCACCACCACCGGGGCCACGGTCCTCGCCGATTTCGGCCAGTTTGGGCAAAGCCTTTTCCTATGGCGTGCCCTGACCCAGTGGATGGGGGGCATCGGCATCGTGGTGCTTTTCTTGGTGATTTTTCCCCAGCTCCAGGTGGCGGGGCGCCAGGCCTTCTTTGCTGAGAGCACGGGGGTAGAGAAGGACCGCCTGACCCCCAGGCTTCGGCACACGGCCATGGCGGTGCTCAAGGTGTACTTGCTCCTTACGGGGCTTGCCTTCCTCGCCTACCTGGGGGCGGGTGTACCCCTTTACGAGGCCTTGGCCAATGCCCTCACCACCATCCCCGCCGGGGGGTTTAGCCCGAACCCCCAAAGCTTTGCCGCCTATACCCCCCTGGCTCAGTGGCTGGGCACCCTTTTCATGTTTTTGGCGGGGGTGAACTTCCTCTTGCAGTACCGGCTTTTATTCGGCCGGGAGGTGAAGCCCCTTCTTCGGGACGCCGAGTTCCGCGCCTATGTGGGCATCGTTTTCCTTTTCGGGGCCCTCCTCGCCCTTTACCTCTACACCCACCACCTGTATGGGCTGGAAGCGAGCCTCCGCCACGCTTTTTTCCAGGTGGTTTCTATCCTCACCACCACGGGTTTCGCCAGCGTGGACTTCGCTCAGTGGGTGGTTCCCGCCCAGGCCCTCCTGGTCTTCTTGATGTTCATCGGGGGAAGCGCCGGCTCGGGGGCGGGGGGCGTCAAGGTGGTGCGCTGGCTTCTCCTGTTTGGGCTGTTGCGCCGGGAGGTTACCCGCACCCTGCACCCGCAAGCGGTCCTGCCCTTGCGCTTGGGGGTGCGGGTGGTGCCGGAGGAGGCCCTGCGGCAGGTTTCCGTTTTCGTCTTCCTCTACACCGTGCTTTTCGGTCTGGGGGCCTTGGCCTTGGCCCTCTTGGAAGGCGACTTCGTGGTGGCCTTCACCGCCAGCGCCCAAGCCATCGGCAACATCGGCCCAGGGCTTGGTCCCGTGGGGCCCATGGGTTCGTATGCGGAGCTTACCCCGCTGTCTAAACTGGTCCTGGTCTTCCAGATGTGGGCCGGACGCATAGAGATTCTGCCCGTGGTCCTCCTCTTTAGCCCGGAACTTTGGCAAAGGCTCCGCTAGTTTGGGTATAATCTCCCCCCGTGAGGACCCTAGGCCATATCACCGCCATGCCCGTGCTCCCGGGGCCCCTGCAGGGCTTGAGGGAGCTTGCGTATAACCTTTGGTGGAGCTGGAACCCGGAGGCGGCGGAGCTATTCCAAGAAATAGATCCTTTGCTCTGGAAGCGCTTCCGGGGCAACCCCGTGAAGCTCCTCTTGGAGGTGGACCCGGCCCGCCTCGAGGCCCTCTCCGGCACCAGCTACCCGGCCCGGGTGGAGGCGGTGGTGGGCGCCCTGCGCCGCTACCTGGAGGAGAGGCGGGCCAAGCAGGGCCCCAGCGTGGCCTACTTCTCCGCCGAGTACGGCTTCCACAGCTCCCTGCCCATCTACTCTGGGGGGCTTGGGGTTTTGGCCGGGGACCACATCAAGGCGGCAAGCGACCAGGGCCTGGACCTGGTGGGGGTGGGGATCTTTTACCACGAGGGGTACTTCCACCAGCGCCTTTCCCCCGAAGGGGCCCAGGTGGAGGTGTACGAGCCCTTGCACCCCGAGGAGCTTCCGCTTCTTCCCGTCCAAGACCCCGAAGGGCGGCCCCTAAGGGTGGGGCTGGACCTGCCGGGAAGGAGCCTTCTCCTTGGGGCTTACCGGGTCCAGGTGGGGGCGGTGCCCGTCTACCTCCTTACCGCCAACCTGCCGGAAAACGCCCCCGAGGACCGGGCCATCACCGCCAGGCTTTACGCCCCGGGTTTGGAGATGCGCCTTTTGCAGGAGATGGTCCTGGGGATTGGGGGGGTGAGGCTCCTGCGCGCCCTGGGCCTTTCGCCCCAGGTCTTCCACATGAACGAGGGCCACTCCGCTTTTCTGGGGTTGGAAAGGCTTCGGGAACACTTTTTGGAGGGACATCCTTTCCCTGTGGCCTTGGAAAGGGTCCGGGCTGGAGCGCTTTTCACCACCCATACCCCCGTGCCCGCCGGGCACGACGCCTTCCCCCTGGACCTGGTGGAGCGTTACCTGGGGGGCTTCTTTGACGGGCTTGGGGTGGGGTGGGAGGCGCTTTTGGCCCTTGGCCTAGAGGAAAAGCCTTGGGGCAAGGTTTTCTCCATGTCCAACCTGGCCCTTTCCACCAGCGCCCAGGCCAACGGGGTCTCCCGCCTTCACGGGGAGGTTTCCCGCCGGATGTTCCACCACCTGTGGCCGGAACTTCTACCCGAGGAGGTGCCCATCGGCCACGTGACCAACGGGGTGCACACCTGGACCTTCCTGCATCCCCGCCTCCGCCGCCATTACGCCGAGGTGTTTGGCCCCGAATGGCTCAAGCGCCCGGAGGACCCCGCCACCTGGAAGGTGGAGGGGCTAGGGGAGGCGTTTTGGCGCATCCACCAAGAGCTTCGGGGCGACCTGGTGCGGGAGGTGCGGCGGAGGCTTTACGAGCAACGTCGCCGCAACGGGGAAAGCCCAAGCCGCCTGCGCGAGGCGGAGAGGGCCTTGGACCCCGAGGCCCTCACCATCGGCTTCGCCCGCCGGTTCGCCACCTACAAGCGGGCCGTCCTCCTCTTCAAGGACCCCGAGAGGCTTCTCAAAATCGTGCGGGGACCCTATCCGGTCCAGTTCGTCTTCGCCGGCAAGGCCCACCCCAAGGACGAGCCGGGAAAGGCGTACCTGCAGGAGTTGGTGGCGAGGATACGGGAACTGGGCCTCGAGGACCGCATGGTGGTCCTGGAGGACTACGATATGTACCTCGCCCGCGTCCTGGTCCACGGCTCGGACGTCTGGCTCAACACGCCCCGGCGTCCCCTGGAGGCCTCGGGGACGAGCGGCATGAAGGCCGCCCTGAACGGGGCCCTCAACCTGAGCGTGTTGGACGGCTGGTGGGCCGAGGCCTATAATGGCAAAAACGGCTTCGCCATCGGGGACGAGCGCACCTACGAGAGCGAGGAGGCCCAGGACATGGCGGACGCCCAGGCCCTTTACGACGTCCTGGAGTCCGAGGTCCTTCCCCTCTTCTACGCCGTGGGGTCCGAAGGGTACTCCTCCGGCTGGCTTTCCATGGTCCACGAGAGCCTCCGTACCGTGGGGCCCCGGTTCAGCGCCGCCCGCATGGTGGCGGAGTATAAGGCGCTTTACCAAACGGGGAAGGCCTGGTCCGAGCGTACCGCCCTGGAGGCGGAAGCCCTTAAGGCCTTCCACGAAGCCCTGCCCCGCTTCTTCAACCTGGGGCTGAAGGTGGAGGTACCGGGGGACCTCACCCTCAACGGCACCCCCATGCGGGTGCGGGCCTGGGTGGAGGGGGAGGTGCCGGAGGCCTTGAGGCCCTTTTTGGGGGTGGAGCTCGTGGTGCGCCGGGCGGATGGGGCCTTTTGGGTGGTGCCCTTGGTGCCAGAGGGGGAGGGCTACGGCTTGGCCTACCGCCCGCCCCGCCCCGGCAGCTACGCCTATGGGGTACGCCTCGCCCTAAAGCACCCCATCACCGGCCGGGTGGGTTGGGTGCGCTGGGCCTAGGCTTGCTATAATCTTCCGGTGTACGCAAGGAGGTATGCGATGAAGAAACTTCTTGTGCTTTTGGGCCTTTTGGCGCTTTCCCTGGGGCTTGCCCAGGTGCGGAGCCTGGACCAGATTAGGCGCTCTGGGGAGATCCGCATCGGCACGGAAGGGGCTTTCCCCCCGTTCAACTACTTTGACGAAAAAAACCAGCTCACCGGTTTTGAGATTGACCTGGGCAACGCCATCGCCAAGAAGCTGGGGCTGAAGCCGGTCTGGATCACCCAGGCCTTTGACAGCCTCCTCATCCAGCTCAACCAGGGCCGTTTTGACTTTGTCATCGCCTCCCACGGCATCACCGAGGAAAGGGCCAAGGCGGTGGACTTCACCAACCCCCACTACTGCACGGGCGGGGTCATCGTGAGCCGGAAGGGAGGCCCTAAGACGGCCAAGGACCTCCAGGGCAAGGTGGTGGGGGTGCAGATCGGCACCACCTACATGGAGGCGGCGCAGAAGATCCCCGGGGTCAAGCAGGTGCGCACCTACCAGAAGGACCCGGATGCGCTCCAGGACCTCTTGGCGGGCCGCTTGGATGCCTGGATTACCGACCGCTTCGTGGCCAAGGAGGCCATCAGGGAAAGGAAGCTGGAGAACGCCCTGCAACTGGGTGAGCTGGTCTTCCAGGAAAAGGTGGCCATGGCGGTGGCTAAGGGCAACCGGAATGTCTTGAACGCCCTCAACAACGCCCTGGCCGAACTGATGAAGGACGGCACCTACGCCCAGATCTCCAAAAAGTGGTTTGGGGAGGACGTGCGCTGCAAGTAGCCTGAACGTGACCCAAGGGCCAAGCGCCCTTGGGTTTTCCTTCTGCCTATGCCCCTTTGGCTTCGCCTCACGTTGGTGCTGGCCCTCCTCCTTGGGGGCTACGTTCTCTTTTTCGTCCTTTTAGGGTATGCCCTAGAGCGGTACTTCCTCCTCACGGGCTTTGGTCCCGAGCGGGCGGCTTCCGCCAGCCAGGCCATGGCCTTGGGGGCGGAGATCACCTTGAAGCTCACCCTGATCTCGGGCCTGGCCGGCCTCGTCATCGGCGTCTTCGCTGGGATGTTCCGGCTTTCCGCCCGGGCTTGGGTGCGGCTTCCCGCCACCTTTTACATCTGGGTCACCCGGGGCACCCCTCTCTTGGTGCAGATCCTCTTCGCCTACAACGCCTTGCCCCTTTTGCTTCAGCCCCTTTGGCCTGGGGCGCAGCAGGCCCTCACGCCTTACTGGGCGGCCTTTATCGCCCTCTCCTTCAACGTGGGGGCCTACAACGCCGAGGTGGTGCGGGCGGGCATCCAGGCTATTCCCAAGGGGCAGTGGGAGGCGGCCTGGTCCTTGGGCCTTTCCCCGGCGGACACCATGCGCTTTGTCGTCCTGCCCCAGGCCTTAAGGATCGTGGTGCCCCCCTTGGTGAACAACGTGGTGGCGCTCCTGAAGGACTCCTCCTTGGCGAGCGCCATCGCGCTAACCGAGCTGGCCCTTTCCGGGCAAAGGATCATCTCCGCCACCTTTCGCCCGGTGGAGGTCTACCTGGCGGTGGCCGCCATCTACCTCCTCCTCACCACGGTGCTCACCGCCTTTACCAACCGTTTGGAGGTGCGCCTAAGGGTGCGCACGCGCTAGGGCTTGCCGCGGGGTAGCTACCCCCGGTATACTGCCCTCGGCTTAAAGGAGGTGCATGGATATGCGCTTAACGCGTTGGTTGCTGGCGGGAATGGCCCTCCTGGGCCTGGGTCTAGCCCAGGAGTTTATCACCATCGGCTCGGGTTCCACCACCGGGGTTTACTTCCCCGTGGCCACCGGCATGGCCAAGCTGGTAAACGACGCCAACGTGGGGATTAGGGCCAACGCCCGCTCCACCGGGGGCAGCGTGGCCAACATCAACGCCATCGCCGCCGGGGAGTTTGAGATGGCCTTGGCCCAAAACGACATCGCCTACTACGCCTACCAGGGGTGCTGCATCCCCGCCTTTGAGGGCAAGGCGGTGAAGGGGATCCGGGCCCTGGCCGCCCTTTACCCCGAGGTGATCCACATCGTGGCCCGGGCCGATGCCGGCATCCGCACGGTGGCGGACCTCAAGGGCAAGCGGGTGGTGGTGGGGGACGTGGGCTCCGGCACGG encodes:
- a CDS encoding low molecular weight protein-tyrosine-phosphatase translates to MERPTRVLFVCLGNICRSPLAEGAFRKLLRERGLEAHFEVDSAGTGAWHAGEPMDPRARRVLEAEGAYFPHVARAMTREDALYYDHILVMDRENLAEVLRRFPEARGKVRLLLDYLGGGEVKDPYYGDDQDCLEAYWTVEAACKAFLEAHGPKGASPAGGA
- a CDS encoding fructosamine kinase family protein, with protein sequence MDPRALLRRAGLEAKALPVPLHGGDIARVWRVGPYVVKLAENPPPGLFAAEARGLAELGKRGVRVPPVLHVAEEGLVLAYLAPGKEDWEGLAAMLAHLHRQREAAYWAEPGFLGTFPLPGRQGGEWTEFFFLRCIEPFLKATWERLEGLGPQVEALFQDPLPTEGPAPLHGDLWHGNVHFAQGGPALLDPSFFVGERGVDLAMMRLFGGFPPAFWRAYEALYPVPEAVARALPRYQVYYLLAHVHFFGQGYLGALWKAISAS
- a CDS encoding DUF4388 domain-containing protein, whose amino-acid sequence is MEGDFRLLGPIDLLQLLAQGGRTGLFQVETPGGVGEVYLERGRPVHAAFLGRVGREALLEVLALREGRFRFHLGGRAPLTTLSGPLEAYLLEAIRTLDERVEVGPFDLVRPSPRLGAVGATLDPVELALLEDLGQGKSPLDLVGPSRPLEEVLKRFGHLARLRLVEVSPRVPRTARLQVTLGKRGAQVEALLLKAWRAHYGAFTHVRVKGAKEAVLPVEGAEGLGVELRLAPELLLFHGLKVGEEVLVWPEV
- a CDS encoding helix-turn-helix domain-containing protein encodes the protein MCELGERLRRAREERGLSLKEAAERLSLKVGVLEALEACRFAELPEPALARGYLRRYARLLGLDPEPLLALYPKAPTLEPPPPPSAGGGLGPCGSFSFWALGLWAMGLTSS
- a CDS encoding RodZ domain-containing protein — translated: MGYGAYLLLRPAPTQVVAVPEPPKPPEPLRYTLRVGSEPPGARVYLDGFYLGQTPLVTPPLEGGRRVLRVELPGYAPWEEEIALDRHLSLNVRLTPLPQAPSPAPAPSAQAGKLVLRLEGRSWLRVTQGEKRLYEGIPEVGTELSFDLPVEVRAGNPGGVRVLLDGKDLGLMGEPGKPLTRSFP
- the rimO gene encoding 30S ribosomal protein S12 methylthiotransferase RimO; this translates as MAKIGFVSLGCPKALVDSEQILSRLKALGYETSPTYEEAEVVIVNTCGFITPAVEESLEAIGEALKENGRVIVTGCLGARPEVIRERHPEVLAVTGPGEVEEVLEAVERVLPPPRDPFLDLVPPQVKLTPKHYAYLKLSEGCDHRCSFCIIPKLRGRLRSRDAAEVLAEAARLVATGTKELLLIAQDLSAYGVDLGHRASFWGDRLVRAELKDLLAHMAELGAWIRLHYVYPYPHVRDLLPLMAEGKVLPYLDVPLQHASERILRRMRRPGGYQSHLQTLKAWREVVPELALRSTFIVGFPGETEEDFQVLLDFLEEAELDRVGVFTYSPVEGAEANALDGHVPEEVKEERKARLMELQAKVSLRKNRRLVGKTLEVLVDELPEPGLAIGRTYRDSPGIDGVIYVETDGTVRVGERIQARVTRADTYDLYGVQV
- the trkA gene encoding Trk system potassium transporter TrkA encodes the protein MYIVIAGGGEVGGELARTLEKAHEVVVIDRNPQAKERLAHLDVKVVVGGATDPDTLREAGVDRADLFIASTDSDEVNLLASLLAKGLGAKETLCFVGKGGYVEVLADPRTAEILGTRIDKVLWPQRAMAREIVEVILVPGAVDTEFLAGGRLRFVEYRVKEGGPYVHRLLVEEAWPEGVLVVGVVRDGAFLSFAHPDFPELVLEPGDKLLFVTTLRAFPELEACFATGRGVRRVMVLGGGNVGFMVAQELLRRRLEVVIIEPNRERCEWLSQELPGALVIQGDGTDLELLEAEGMQEADVVVAVTDNDEKNLLASLLAKQLGVGKVITRVSRSETRRLFEQVGIDLPLTPRQAAVRAVLDFLGPENVEHVSTMDENIELLEVELPGDFRPRPLKALAEPQVVPVALERDHRVMLYREDLSALPGDRLFLVAAREVADEAVARIAR
- a CDS encoding TrkH family potassium uptake protein — translated: MKPWPASPAKSGFRSSLYLLGLTYQGMGGLLFLFALLAFLLGEDARGFALGALLGAVLGRAFQAMGHPQAQPRRAEVFASVALLWILVPALGAVPYWVSGGLSYLDALFESVSGFTTTGATVLADFGQFGQSLFLWRALTQWMGGIGIVVLFLVIFPQLQVAGRQAFFAESTGVEKDRLTPRLRHTAMAVLKVYLLLTGLAFLAYLGAGVPLYEALANALTTIPAGGFSPNPQSFAAYTPLAQWLGTLFMFLAGVNFLLQYRLLFGREVKPLLRDAEFRAYVGIVFLFGALLALYLYTHHLYGLEASLRHAFFQVVSILTTTGFASVDFAQWVVPAQALLVFLMFIGGSAGSGAGGVKVVRWLLLFGLLRREVTRTLHPQAVLPLRLGVRVVPEEALRQVSVFVFLYTVLFGLGALALALLEGDFVVAFTASAQAIGNIGPGLGPVGPMGSYAELTPLSKLVLVFQMWAGRIEILPVVLLFSPELWQRLR